A genomic region of Deinococcus aerolatus contains the following coding sequences:
- a CDS encoding DNA repair protein — MSETPSRQSANRQPGGRRKDAPAAATPGEKSAAKAPSDVTGFQRLLSTAQIDADVAAIVADPASADARLTDLLRAALDRWGHGLHHLEHRAALTDAGEIQFFAGKTVVGRAGEDAEHLARSYASLSAPNAEGLSDWSVLGEGYRTPIRNAAQLRVLIEDARDFETLWTPERGLFLRLWRRTENGQEVTATEYAQPVNAAQLLGDAAWDAIQGIKDRALQRELMERSAKGGLLQAFLSARHKDAERHLGSLPETHFTVQSNVTRLTGADARDFAAVRAAQKDTADELKAMQERAVKGMVDLLRSDLR; from the coding sequence ATGAGCGAAACACCCAGCCGCCAATCCGCCAACCGCCAACCCGGGGGCCGCCGCAAGGACGCACCCGCTGCAGCAACGCCGGGAGAGAAGAGCGCTGCAAAGGCGCCCAGTGACGTGACCGGCTTTCAGCGGCTGCTCAGCACCGCCCAGATCGACGCCGACGTGGCCGCCATCGTGGCGGACCCGGCCAGTGCCGACGCCCGGCTGACTGACCTGCTGCGCGCCGCGCTGGACCGCTGGGGCCACGGCCTGCATCACCTGGAGCACCGGGCGGCCCTGACCGACGCGGGCGAGATCCAGTTCTTTGCGGGCAAGACGGTGGTGGGCCGTGCAGGCGAGGACGCCGAGCATCTGGCCCGCAGCTACGCCAGTCTCAGTGCGCCCAATGCTGAGGGCCTGAGCGACTGGAGCGTGCTGGGTGAGGGCTACCGCACGCCCATCCGGAACGCCGCGCAGCTTCGCGTGCTGATCGAGGACGCCCGCGACTTCGAGACCCTGTGGACGCCCGAGCGCGGCCTGTTCCTGCGCCTGTGGCGGCGCACCGAGAACGGCCAGGAGGTCACGGCCACCGAGTACGCCCAGCCAGTCAACGCCGCGCAGCTGCTGGGCGACGCCGCCTGGGACGCGATTCAGGGCATCAAGGACCGCGCCCTGCAGCGCGAGTTGATGGAACGCAGCGCCAAGGGTGGCCTGTTGCAGGCCTTCCTCAGCGCGCGGCACAAGGACGCTGAGCGTCACCTGGGCAGCCTGCCCGAGACGCACTTCACGGTGCAGAGCAACGTGACGCGCCTGACGGGCGCAGATGCCCGCGACTTCGCCGCTGTCCGCGCCGCGCAAAAGGACACCGCCGACGAACTGAAAGCCATGCAGGAACGCGCCGTCAAGGGCATGGTTGACCTGCTTCGCAGCGACCTGCGTTAG
- a CDS encoding PIG-L deacetylase family protein produces MNTAARTSPLDPRRLAGPVWVVSPHPDDEALGCGALIAALGSLGREVHALLLTDGGFSHPHSRLFPRDRLARTRLAEWRTGLALLGVPATRTHALGLPDGALAGVAPAELQRRVARAFVAAPPGTLLLPWRRDPHPDHRAAWEPVTAAAPPAARQLEYAVWLPERGEAVDWPAADEARIWTFAVGAARGLKARAIAAHVTQLGGVSDDPDGFTLAPEMVKRAVAGPERYAEAAAAGLEVRA; encoded by the coding sequence GTGAACACGGCGGCCCGGACCAGCCCGCTGGACCCGCGCCGCCTGGCTGGCCCGGTGTGGGTGGTTTCGCCGCACCCGGACGACGAGGCGCTGGGTTGCGGGGCCCTGATCGCCGCACTCGGCAGCTTGGGCCGTGAGGTCCACGCCCTGCTGCTGACCGACGGCGGGTTCTCGCATCCCCACTCGCGCCTGTTCCCGCGTGACCGTCTGGCCCGGACCCGTCTGGCCGAGTGGCGTACCGGCCTCGCCCTGCTGGGCGTGCCGGCCACCCGGACCCACGCGCTGGGCCTGCCCGACGGCGCGCTGGCGGGGGTGGCCCCGGCTGAGCTGCAGCGGAGGGTCGCGCGCGCGTTTGTCGCTGCGCCGCCTGGCACGCTGCTGCTGCCGTGGCGGCGTGACCCCCACCCCGACCACCGGGCGGCCTGGGAGCCGGTAACGGCGGCGGCGCCCCCGGCAGCCCGGCAGCTGGAATACGCCGTGTGGCTGCCGGAGCGCGGCGAGGCGGTCGACTGGCCTGCCGCGGACGAGGCCCGGATCTGGACCTTTGCGGTAGGTGCCGCGCGTGGCCTCAAGGCCCGGGCCATCGCTGCCCACGTTACCCAGCTGGGCGGCGTTTCCGACGATCCGGACGGCTTTACCCTGGCCCCGGAGATGGTCAAACGGGCGGTGGCGGGTCCGGAACGCTACGCCGAGGCGGCCGCGGCTGGCCTAGAGGTCCGCGCGTGA
- a CDS encoding SAM-dependent methyltransferase, whose amino-acid sequence MTLPDRYFDDVYRAREDPWDFATSPYEAAKYARTLAALPRERYRRGLEVGCSIGVLSGLLSERADQLWAVDLNQLALARARARNAGRHNLHFEQRRLPRDLPQGPFDLIVLSEVLYYLSPGDLEQALDAVLARLELDGTLLLVHWTPPVHDYPQTGDAVHAAALARVGRGLRHLHAERHGDSERGYRLDAFARSG is encoded by the coding sequence GTGACCCTGCCGGACCGGTACTTCGACGACGTGTACCGCGCCCGTGAAGACCCCTGGGACTTTGCCACCAGCCCCTATGAGGCCGCCAAGTACGCCCGCACCCTGGCCGCCCTGCCGCGTGAACGTTACCGGCGGGGCCTGGAGGTTGGCTGCTCCATCGGCGTGCTGAGCGGACTGCTCTCAGAGCGCGCCGACCAGCTGTGGGCGGTGGACCTGAACCAGCTGGCCCTGGCACGGGCACGGGCGCGCAACGCGGGCCGCCACAACCTTCACTTCGAGCAACGGCGGCTGCCCAGGGATCTGCCGCAAGGCCCCTTCGATCTGATCGTGCTCTCAGAAGTGCTGTACTACCTCTCACCGGGCGATCTGGAACAGGCGCTGGACGCGGTGCTGGCGCGGCTGGAGCTGGACGGCACGCTGCTGCTGGTCCACTGGACGCCGCCCGTCCACGATTACCCGCAGACGGGAGACGCTGTCCACGCCGCCGCGCTGGCGCGTGTGGGCCGGGGTCTGCGCCACCTGCATGCCGAGCGTCACGGGGACAGCGAACGGGGCTACCGGCTGGACGCTTTTGCCCGCAGCGGCTGA
- a CDS encoding glycosyltransferase, which translates to MGMFSPPFAAASAAAGASSAAIVAIPAREEAASIGATLRALGAQVDEDGQPWRAFGVLLLVNNCADGTVARAREAAPDGLRLWIQEVTLPPEQANVVGARRAALDRAAALAGEGGVIVSTDADTRADPAWLWALLAPLRAGADAAAGRILLDRKGAALPPEVRRTQRLDDLYRMAASELGARLDPDPADPWPRHWQHFGASLALSVRAYRAVGGVPAVPCLEDLALVEALRRADLTLRHTPAARVYTSPRLSGRVTVGLSTQLSEWRRGPAAWQVPGGAEVAALARAEAALRAAYAGQGGGNLTRLWRTQAGPLLAALRASTFGLALEAAHAARVAGDWSAVYPPVPVAQALTEVRDRLGQAGAGLASPRTAQPLRAKASSR; encoded by the coding sequence ATGGGCATGTTTTCCCCACCGTTCGCTGCGGCCAGTGCCGCCGCCGGCGCCTCTTCCGCCGCCATCGTGGCCATTCCGGCCCGCGAGGAGGCCGCCAGCATCGGGGCCACGCTGCGGGCACTGGGGGCCCAGGTCGACGAGGATGGCCAGCCCTGGCGGGCATTTGGCGTGCTGCTGCTGGTCAACAACTGCGCTGACGGCACCGTGGCCCGCGCACGCGAGGCCGCGCCGGACGGCCTGCGGCTGTGGATTCAGGAGGTCACGCTGCCTCCAGAGCAGGCCAACGTGGTGGGGGCACGCCGGGCGGCACTGGACCGCGCCGCAGCCCTGGCCGGTGAGGGGGGCGTGATCGTCAGCACCGACGCCGACACCCGGGCGGACCCGGCGTGGTTGTGGGCGCTGCTCGCGCCGCTGCGGGCCGGGGCCGACGCGGCTGCCGGGCGCATTCTGCTGGACCGGAAAGGGGCGGCCCTTCCCCCCGAGGTGCGGCGCACCCAGCGCCTCGACGACCTGTACCGCATGGCGGCCAGTGAGCTGGGCGCGCGCCTGGATCCGGACCCCGCCGATCCCTGGCCCCGGCACTGGCAGCACTTCGGCGCCAGCCTCGCTCTGAGCGTGCGGGCCTACCGCGCCGTGGGTGGAGTACCAGCAGTGCCGTGTCTGGAAGACCTGGCCCTGGTTGAGGCGCTGCGCCGCGCGGACCTGACGCTGCGGCACACCCCTGCGGCCCGCGTGTACACCAGCCCCCGCCTGAGCGGCCGGGTGACGGTGGGCCTGTCGACGCAGCTGTCTGAATGGCGACGCGGCCCGGCCGCCTGGCAGGTTCCCGGCGGCGCGGAGGTGGCCGCGCTGGCCCGCGCCGAGGCCGCGTTGCGGGCGGCGTACGCGGGGCAGGGGGGAGGCAACCTGACGCGCCTGTGGCGCACCCAGGCCGGGCCGCTGCTGGCCGCGCTGCGTGCTTCCACCTTCGGGCTGGCGCTGGAGGCCGCACATGCCGCGCGGGTGGCGGGCGACTGGTCAGCCGTCTACCCGCCGGTGCCGGTGGCGCAGGCCCTGACTGAGGTGCGTGACCGGCTGGGGCAGGCCGGGGCCGGTTTGGCTTCGCCCCGGACCGCTCAGCCGCTGCGGGCAAAAGCGTCCAGCCGGTAG
- a CDS encoding glycosyltransferase family 1 protein has translation MPYSVPSAGPRGASVPALIVLAHLRWDFVFQRPQHLMTRAARDRAVYYIEEPVFGTHDDHLVCRQEGVVTVCTPHLRAGDPPAPSQARTAGLLSRLVADEGLVEYDLWVYTPMELPVTAGLRPRVTVYDCMDELANFKGAPPELRAREAELFARASVVFTGGQRLYEAKAERHPNVHPFASSVEVQHFSQARAGLTDPADQASLPAPRLGFYGVIDERFDTALIAELASRRPEWQFVLIGPVVKIDAAELPRAANIHYLGMKDYAQLPEYLSHWDVALLPFARNEATEFISPTKTPEYLAAGVPVVSTGIRDVVRPYGDLNLARIADGPAAFEAACQSALDEAGTQAAQDRQCRADAYLAGLSWDHTWAQMAELIEAAATSDAHLSIPAVHTQLVGSDD, from the coding sequence GTGCCGTATTCAGTCCCGTCTGCCGGGCCCCGCGGGGCCTCTGTTCCCGCCCTGATCGTGCTGGCGCACCTGCGCTGGGATTTTGTGTTTCAGCGTCCACAGCACCTGATGACCCGCGCGGCCCGTGACCGCGCCGTGTACTACATCGAGGAACCGGTGTTCGGGACGCACGATGACCATCTGGTGTGCCGGCAGGAAGGCGTCGTGACAGTGTGCACGCCGCATCTCCGGGCCGGGGACCCGCCTGCACCCTCCCAGGCCCGCACCGCCGGGCTGCTCAGCCGCCTGGTGGCCGACGAGGGGCTGGTGGAGTATGACCTGTGGGTCTACACCCCCATGGAACTCCCGGTCACGGCAGGCCTCCGTCCGCGCGTTACGGTGTACGACTGCATGGACGAGCTGGCCAACTTCAAGGGTGCGCCTCCCGAGCTACGCGCCCGCGAGGCTGAGTTGTTCGCCCGCGCCAGCGTGGTGTTCACCGGCGGCCAGCGACTGTACGAGGCCAAGGCCGAGCGCCACCCCAACGTGCATCCCTTCGCGTCCAGCGTGGAGGTGCAGCACTTCTCGCAGGCCCGCGCCGGACTGACCGACCCGGCGGACCAGGCCAGCCTTCCCGCCCCGCGTCTGGGTTTTTACGGCGTGATTGACGAGCGGTTCGACACCGCGCTGATCGCCGAACTGGCCAGCCGCCGGCCTGAGTGGCAGTTCGTCCTGATCGGGCCGGTGGTCAAGATCGACGCGGCTGAACTGCCGCGCGCCGCCAACATCCATTACCTGGGCATGAAAGATTACGCTCAGTTGCCCGAGTACCTGTCTCACTGGGATGTGGCGCTGCTGCCGTTTGCCCGCAACGAGGCCACCGAGTTCATCAGCCCCACCAAGACACCCGAGTATCTGGCGGCGGGCGTGCCGGTCGTGTCCACTGGAATTCGCGACGTGGTCCGGCCCTACGGTGACCTGAATCTGGCGCGCATCGCCGACGGCCCCGCAGCGTTTGAGGCCGCGTGTCAGTCCGCGCTGGATGAGGCCGGAACCCAGGCCGCGCAGGACCGCCAGTGCCGGGCCGATGCCTATCTGGCTGGCCTGTCGTGGGACCACACCTGGGCGCAGATGGCGGAGCTGATCGAGGCAGCGGCCACCTCTGACGCCCACCTGTCCATTCCGGCGGTTCACACGCAGTTGGTGGGCTCGGATGACTGA
- the glf gene encoding UDP-galactopyranose mutase — MTEPAAGSPPVSPGFDYLIVGAGFAGSVLAERLASVGRRVLIVDRRPHIGGNAYDRYDDAGVLIHPYGPHIFHTNSAEVFAYLSRFTEWRPYQHRVLASVDGQQLPIPINLDTVNRLYGLNLTAFQVEEFFASVAEPVEQVRTSEDVVVGKVGRDLYNKFFRGYTRKQWGLDPSELDASVTARVPTRTNRDDRYFADTYQAMPLHGYTRMFESMLAHPSIKVMLNTDYREIVDLIPHGHMIYTGPVDAFFAHQFGRLPYRSLEFRHETHDTPQLLPVGTVNFPNDYAYTRVSEFKHITGQRHERTSVVYEYPQAEGDPYYPVPRPENAELYKKYEALARARSDVTFVGRLATYRYYNMDQVVAQALATFKRLQERELSATELLGV; from the coding sequence ATGACTGAGCCTGCGGCGGGAAGCCCCCCGGTGTCCCCCGGCTTCGACTACCTGATCGTGGGCGCGGGCTTTGCCGGAAGCGTGCTGGCCGAGCGGCTGGCTAGCGTGGGCCGGCGGGTGCTGATCGTGGACCGCCGCCCGCACATCGGCGGCAACGCCTATGACCGCTACGACGACGCGGGCGTCCTGATCCACCCGTACGGCCCGCACATCTTCCATACCAACAGCGCCGAGGTTTTTGCCTACCTCTCCCGCTTTACCGAATGGCGGCCCTATCAGCACCGGGTGCTGGCCAGCGTCGACGGTCAGCAATTGCCCATCCCCATCAATCTGGATACCGTTAATCGGCTGTATGGCCTGAACCTGACGGCCTTTCAGGTCGAGGAGTTCTTCGCGTCGGTGGCCGAGCCCGTCGAACAGGTGCGGACCAGCGAGGACGTGGTGGTGGGCAAGGTGGGCCGCGACCTGTACAACAAATTTTTCCGGGGCTACACGCGCAAGCAGTGGGGACTGGACCCCAGTGAGCTGGACGCCAGCGTCACGGCCCGCGTGCCCACCCGCACCAACCGCGACGACCGCTATTTCGCCGACACCTATCAGGCCATGCCCCTGCACGGCTACACCCGCATGTTCGAGAGCATGCTGGCTCACCCCAGCATCAAGGTGATGCTCAACACCGATTACCGCGAGATTGTGGACCTGATTCCGCATGGTCACATGATCTACACCGGGCCGGTCGATGCTTTTTTTGCCCACCAGTTCGGCCGACTGCCGTACCGCAGCCTGGAGTTCCGGCATGAGACCCACGACACACCGCAGCTGCTGCCTGTCGGCACCGTTAATTTCCCCAATGACTACGCCTACACCCGCGTCAGCGAGTTCAAGCACATCACCGGTCAGCGTCACGAGCGGACCAGCGTGGTGTACGAATACCCCCAGGCGGAAGGGGATCCGTATTACCCGGTGCCGCGCCCCGAGAACGCCGAGCTGTATAAAAAATATGAGGCCCTGGCCCGCGCCCGGTCAGACGTGACCTTCGTGGGCCGCCTCGCCACCTACCGGTACTACAACATGGACCAGGTGGTGGCCCAGGCGCTGGCCACCTTCAAACGGTTGCAGGAGCGGGAACTGAGTGCCACTGAACTGCTCGGAGTGTAG